The following proteins are co-located in the Mycolicibacterium goodii genome:
- a CDS encoding NAD(P)/FAD-dependent oxidoreductase produces MTSSTSTADVVVVGGGTVGAWTAVLLAESGVKQVVLLESATLGDGASSRAAGMVRAQGGTETAIKLGMRAQQFYRESGDRFPLDCGFTAQGYLMPCFSEPEVEQAHARIALQKSLGLQVEWLSAADIDARHTGLAPGVTLGASYAPGDGYIDAPRNVLAYSAALAVHGVDVREHCTFLGLRTAAGRVVGVDTSAGPIDTGHVVLTGGPKLADVGARAGGRIPAGGTRHQVVVTEPLPVDVYALPMVFDLVSGIYWRPGESGGLLWGMSNPDEPPGVAREFDWVYYDKMRQRIGELLPVVKGLGLRRAWAATIDYTPDHLPILGPLLGEDGPIDGTVVAGPAGHGMMWGPAVAQVAAELTMTGTCTWLDLTDLGLDRFDADGHSRVAPEPISLPFPEQVSRTPS; encoded by the coding sequence ATGACCAGCTCAACTTCCACGGCCGATGTGGTGGTGGTCGGCGGCGGCACGGTGGGGGCGTGGACCGCCGTCCTGCTCGCCGAAAGCGGTGTGAAACAGGTGGTTCTGCTCGAATCGGCCACCCTCGGGGACGGTGCGAGCAGCCGGGCCGCAGGCATGGTGCGCGCGCAGGGCGGCACCGAGACCGCCATCAAACTGGGCATGCGGGCGCAACAGTTCTACCGCGAGAGCGGCGACCGCTTCCCGCTCGACTGCGGGTTCACGGCGCAGGGCTATCTCATGCCGTGCTTCAGCGAGCCGGAGGTGGAACAGGCACACGCACGCATCGCGCTGCAGAAGAGCCTCGGACTGCAGGTCGAATGGCTCTCGGCGGCCGACATCGACGCCAGGCACACCGGGCTGGCTCCCGGCGTGACATTGGGCGCCTCCTACGCGCCCGGTGACGGCTACATCGATGCCCCGCGAAATGTGCTGGCGTACAGCGCCGCTCTGGCCGTGCACGGCGTCGACGTGCGTGAGCACTGCACGTTCCTCGGTTTGCGGACCGCGGCGGGCCGCGTGGTCGGCGTCGACACCTCCGCGGGACCCATCGACACCGGTCACGTGGTGCTCACCGGCGGCCCGAAGCTCGCCGACGTCGGCGCCCGCGCCGGTGGCCGCATCCCGGCCGGCGGCACCCGCCATCAGGTCGTGGTCACCGAACCGCTGCCCGTGGACGTGTACGCGCTGCCCATGGTGTTCGACCTGGTCTCGGGAATCTATTGGCGGCCCGGCGAATCCGGGGGTCTGCTGTGGGGTATGAGCAACCCCGATGAACCGCCCGGCGTGGCCCGCGAGTTCGACTGGGTGTACTACGACAAGATGCGCCAGCGCATCGGTGAACTGCTGCCGGTGGTCAAGGGACTGGGCCTGCGACGCGCCTGGGCCGCGACCATCGACTACACGCCCGACCATCTGCCCATCCTGGGACCGCTGCTGGGCGAGGACGGGCCGATCGACGGCACGGTGGTGGCAGGCCCGGCCGGTCACGGCATGATGTGGGGCCCGGCGGTGGCCCAGGTGGCCGCCGAACTCACCATGACGGGAACCTGCACGTGGCTCGATCTGACCGACCTGGGTCTCGACCGATTCGACGCCGACGGTCACAGTCGGGTTGCGCCGGAACCGATTTCGCTGCCGTTTCCCGAGCAGGTCAGCCGGACGCCGAGCTAG
- a CDS encoding acetate--CoA ligase family protein, whose protein sequence is MLGARSLAVVGASARPGSFGERMVIEARRGSARTYLVNPRHRRIGDTPCFASLDDLDEVPDLVLLGVPDDALIGQLEAAAAAGVRSAVLFGSAHGPGLRAAITDIATRAGMAVCGAACMGFVNPVTGVRALGYLEPDPLPEGGVSLVTHSGSAFSTLLRARRGFGYRLAVSSGQELVTDTADYLEYALDDPGTRVIALLLETPRAAPRLRDALRRAAERDVPVVILTVGGSPRGRAMVAAHSGALAGDAAGWAAFCAATGAIRTTDLAEFTDTLELFACEARAGRLARRPTRGGIATVHDSGAERALCADIAHDLGVEFAELSPTTLDVIGDLLDDGLTPSNPLDIWGTGADTRALFGGCLRAMVEDSAVAVTALAVDLVTEYDGDTAYTDAVLDVAGRAPLAVLASVPSAIDPAMARRLRDRGVAVLEGMRSGLAAMGHLAGWPLPVDPVDPETVGIDEDRRARWCRAPGPAFDLLADYGIAVPASRMVHSRAEAIAAAAEIGYPVAVKTAAAAHKSDVGGVALDVSGPDELAGVYDDLAARLGPAVTVDAMVPAGVEVSVGFVRDAAFGPLVVVAAGGVAVELHGDRVVVCPPVSRNSARRILDRLRIAPLLGGWRGAPPADIDALVEVIVAFSTMAVELGDTFDAVEANPVIASPTGAVAVDALALASSASG, encoded by the coding sequence ATGCTCGGGGCGCGGTCGCTGGCCGTGGTCGGCGCCAGCGCCCGCCCGGGCAGCTTCGGCGAGCGGATGGTCATCGAGGCCCGACGCGGCTCGGCCCGAACCTATCTGGTGAACCCCCGCCACCGCCGCATCGGCGACACCCCGTGCTTCGCGTCGCTCGACGACCTCGACGAGGTTCCCGATCTGGTGCTGCTGGGTGTGCCCGACGACGCCCTGATCGGGCAGCTGGAGGCCGCCGCGGCCGCCGGTGTGCGCTCGGCGGTGCTGTTCGGGTCGGCGCACGGGCCGGGCCTGCGCGCCGCGATCACCGACATCGCCACCCGTGCGGGTATGGCGGTGTGCGGCGCCGCATGCATGGGCTTCGTCAACCCCGTCACCGGTGTGCGCGCCCTCGGCTACCTGGAACCGGATCCGCTGCCCGAGGGCGGGGTATCGCTGGTCACCCACTCGGGATCGGCGTTCTCCACGCTGTTGCGGGCCCGGCGCGGCTTTGGCTACCGCCTCGCGGTGTCCTCCGGGCAGGAACTCGTCACCGACACCGCCGACTATCTCGAGTACGCGCTCGACGACCCCGGCACCCGGGTGATCGCGCTGCTGCTGGAGACACCCCGCGCGGCGCCGCGTCTGCGCGACGCGCTGCGGCGGGCCGCCGAACGCGACGTCCCGGTCGTCATCCTCACCGTCGGCGGATCACCCCGCGGACGCGCGATGGTGGCCGCGCATTCCGGTGCGCTGGCCGGCGACGCCGCCGGGTGGGCCGCGTTCTGCGCGGCCACCGGCGCGATCCGCACCACCGACCTTGCCGAGTTCACCGACACCCTGGAGCTTTTCGCGTGCGAGGCACGTGCCGGACGGCTGGCCCGGCGCCCGACGCGGGGCGGCATCGCGACCGTGCACGACTCCGGCGCCGAGCGCGCCCTGTGCGCCGACATCGCCCACGACCTCGGTGTCGAGTTCGCCGAACTGTCCCCGACGACGCTGGATGTCATCGGGGATCTCCTCGACGACGGACTGACCCCGTCCAATCCGCTCGACATCTGGGGCACCGGTGCCGATACGCGTGCCCTGTTCGGCGGGTGTCTGCGCGCGATGGTCGAGGATTCCGCGGTGGCGGTCACGGCGCTGGCGGTCGACCTCGTCACCGAATACGACGGCGACACGGCCTACACCGACGCCGTGCTCGACGTCGCGGGTCGGGCGCCGCTGGCGGTGCTGGCCTCGGTGCCGTCGGCGATCGACCCGGCGATGGCGCGGCGGCTGCGGGACCGGGGTGTGGCCGTGCTGGAGGGCATGCGCAGCGGTCTGGCCGCCATGGGGCACCTCGCCGGGTGGCCGCTGCCGGTAGACCCGGTGGACCCGGAAACCGTTGGCATCGACGAGGATCGGCGCGCCCGGTGGTGCCGGGCGCCGGGGCCCGCCTTCGACCTGCTGGCCGATTACGGCATCGCGGTGCCCGCGTCGCGCATGGTGCATTCCCGCGCCGAGGCGATCGCGGCCGCCGCCGAGATCGGGTATCCGGTCGCGGTGAAAACCGCGGCCGCGGCGCACAAGAGCGATGTCGGGGGAGTGGCGCTGGACGTCTCCGGGCCGGACGAATTGGCCGGCGTGTACGACGATCTGGCGGCCCGCCTGGGCCCGGCTGTCACCGTCGACGCCATGGTGCCCGCCGGCGTCGAGGTCTCGGTCGGGTTCGTGCGCGACGCGGCGTTCGGGCCGCTCGTGGTGGTCGCGGCCGGCGGGGTGGCGGTGGAACTGCACGGTGACCGTGTCGTCGTGTGCCCGCCGGTGTCGCGCAACTCGGCCCGCCGGATCCTCGATCGGCTGCGGATCGCCCCTCTTCTCGGCGGCTGGCGCGGCGCACCGCCCGCCGACATCGACGCGCTCGTCGAGGTGATCGTCGCGTTCTCGACCATGGCGGTTGAGCTCGGCGACACGTTCGACGCGGTGGAGGCGAACCCGGTGATCGCGTCGCCCACCGGCGCGGTTGCGGTGGACGCGCTGGCGCTGGCTAGCTCGGCGTCCGGCTGA
- a CDS encoding phytoene desaturase family protein, whose amino-acid sequence MSNNYDALVIGGGHNGLVAAAYLARAGARTLVLESRSSLGGAATTEAPWEQAPHLRVTRLSYVMSLMPPTIVADLALERHGYKVHPMGPYYQAFPEGGSLTIYEDDPVRTHEQLARFSKKDADAWPRWNAWLEGIADVMGPLLTQVPPNIGSHRPGDLLDLAKLVWGQRGITTRAVADITRLLTMSIADLLDDWFESPQIKGALAVNGVIGTWAGPYEPGTAYVMAHHSIGDVGDGQLGSWGFPEGGMGAVSAAIARSARSFGAEIRTDARVSRLLVGSGRVEGAVLDNGDEIRAPVVVTTLHPKIAFLDHIPRNELPEEFVRDIEHWKSRSGVVKINLALDQLPNFTADPSSGIAEHHTGSVEMAPTMEFIEAAFQDARNGKPALMPFSDGVIPTTLDTTLNPDGTHIMSLFTQWVPADWAAEPHIEELDAYADRVIDLYDQVAPGFKSSITHRDIVGPHQMQTEYGLIGGNIFHGELSLEQLFHMRPAPGYADYRTPIAGLYNGSSATHAGGGVCGIPGWQAARAVLADKKRAARAGALRRRLPAVLGGRS is encoded by the coding sequence ATGTCGAACAACTACGACGCACTGGTGATCGGCGGCGGGCACAACGGGCTGGTGGCGGCCGCCTACCTGGCCCGCGCCGGAGCGCGCACGCTGGTCCTGGAATCGCGATCGTCACTGGGTGGCGCCGCCACCACCGAAGCGCCATGGGAGCAGGCGCCGCATCTGCGGGTGACCCGCCTGTCCTACGTCATGAGCCTGATGCCGCCGACCATCGTGGCCGATCTCGCACTCGAACGCCACGGCTACAAGGTCCATCCGATGGGGCCCTACTACCAGGCCTTCCCCGAAGGGGGATCGCTGACGATCTACGAGGACGACCCGGTGCGCACCCACGAGCAACTGGCCCGCTTCTCCAAGAAGGACGCCGACGCGTGGCCGAGGTGGAACGCCTGGCTCGAAGGCATCGCCGACGTGATGGGCCCGCTGCTCACCCAGGTGCCGCCGAACATCGGCTCGCACCGGCCCGGCGACCTGCTGGATCTGGCGAAGCTGGTCTGGGGTCAACGCGGAATCACCACGCGCGCCGTTGCCGACATCACCCGATTGCTGACGATGAGCATCGCCGACCTGCTCGACGACTGGTTCGAATCGCCCCAGATCAAGGGCGCACTGGCGGTCAACGGGGTGATCGGCACCTGGGCCGGGCCCTACGAACCCGGCACCGCCTACGTGATGGCCCACCACTCGATCGGCGACGTCGGCGACGGCCAGTTGGGCAGTTGGGGATTCCCGGAAGGCGGCATGGGTGCGGTGTCCGCGGCGATCGCGCGCTCGGCCCGCAGCTTCGGCGCCGAAATCCGAACCGATGCCCGGGTTTCGCGGCTGCTGGTCGGCAGCGGACGCGTCGAGGGAGCCGTGCTGGACAATGGCGACGAGATCCGCGCACCGGTGGTTGTCACCACGCTGCACCCGAAAATCGCGTTCCTGGACCACATTCCGCGCAACGAACTGCCCGAGGAGTTCGTGCGCGACATCGAGCACTGGAAGTCCCGCAGCGGTGTCGTGAAGATCAACCTCGCATTGGACCAACTGCCGAACTTCACCGCCGACCCGAGTTCCGGCATCGCCGAGCATCACACCGGCTCGGTGGAGATGGCCCCGACCATGGAGTTCATCGAGGCCGCGTTCCAGGACGCCCGCAACGGCAAACCCGCGTTGATGCCGTTCAGTGACGGGGTCATCCCGACCACGCTGGACACCACGCTCAATCCCGATGGCACCCACATCATGTCGCTGTTCACGCAGTGGGTGCCCGCGGACTGGGCGGCCGAACCGCACATCGAGGAACTCGACGCGTACGCCGACCGCGTGATCGACCTCTACGACCAGGTGGCTCCCGGGTTCAAATCGTCGATCACCCACCGCGACATCGTCGGCCCGCACCAGATGCAGACCGAATACGGCCTGATCGGCGGCAACATCTTCCACGGCGAACTGTCCCTCGAGCAGCTGTTCCACATGCGGCCGGCGCCCGGCTACGCCGACTACCGCACGCCGATCGCGGGTCTGTACAACGGCAGTTCGGCCACCCACGCCGGCGGCGGCGTGTGCGGCATTCCCGGGTGGCAGGCGGCCCGCGCCGTGCTGGCCGACAAGAAGCGGGCCGCACGCGCCGGGGCCCTGCGGAGGCGGCTGCCCGCCGTGCTGGGTGGGCGCTCCTGA
- a CDS encoding TetR/AcrR family transcriptional regulator: protein MADPAPATENNEARRTQMLRTAAELICERGFSDTRIADVAKRAGVSSALVIYYFGTRDRLLVDALRHSEDSFYSAAEQMLAEVSSLRERLSLLIRWTCVPDGGADEIPGAWGLWFDLWAQAFRHDEVKAGRIELDARWRRMIIDALESAEPGELRSGVDAKLFALEFSALLDGLSIQVALEDPEVDAEMAYQIAMRFCERELDLPPKKAAGGKPRKATQAAKTKASAARRR from the coding sequence ATGGCAGATCCGGCACCGGCCACCGAGAACAACGAGGCTCGGCGGACCCAGATGCTACGCACCGCAGCCGAACTCATCTGCGAGCGCGGATTTTCCGACACCCGCATCGCCGATGTGGCCAAACGTGCGGGAGTCAGCTCGGCGTTGGTCATCTACTACTTCGGCACACGGGACCGCCTGCTGGTCGATGCGCTACGGCACTCGGAGGATTCGTTCTACTCCGCGGCCGAACAGATGCTCGCCGAGGTGTCCTCGCTGCGCGAGCGGCTGTCGTTGCTGATCCGTTGGACCTGTGTCCCCGACGGCGGCGCCGACGAGATTCCCGGCGCGTGGGGGCTGTGGTTCGACCTGTGGGCGCAGGCTTTCCGGCACGATGAGGTCAAGGCCGGCCGCATCGAACTGGACGCGCGGTGGCGCCGGATGATCATCGACGCGCTGGAATCCGCCGAACCCGGCGAGCTGCGCAGCGGCGTCGACGCCAAGCTGTTCGCCCTGGAGTTCTCGGCGCTGCTCGACGGTTTGTCCATCCAGGTGGCGCTGGAAGACCCGGAGGTCGACGCGGAGATGGCCTACCAGATCGCGATGCGGTTCTGCGAGCGTGAGCTCGATCTGCCGCCCAAGAAGGCCGCGGGCGGTAAACCCCGGAAAGCCACGCAAGCCGCCAAAACCAAGGCATCCGCGGCGCGCCGCCGGTAG
- a CDS encoding ABC transporter ATP-binding protein, whose translation MTGGAIRLHQLAKAFEGVPAVAGIDLNIPAGQFYSLLGASGCGKTTTLRMIAGFEKPDSGRIELDGRDVANDPPHKRPVNTVFQTYALFPFMSVWDNVAFGLRYQKAPRAEITRRVGEALELVRMSEFAKRKPAALSGGQQQRVALARALVLRPRVLLLDEPLGALDAKLRKQLQLELRALQREVGITFVYVTHDQEEALTMSDQIAVMAAGRVEQVGAPTDIYSAPATTYVAGFLGAANIFDAELTEAPGATGGVAGCSAMSTRLRAWVDGAAAPGPAAIVIRPERITLQSADAPVAPGCNVIAGTVSHVVYLGASTQVHVDVGETNALVVEVPNHAGPQSVSQQTGARVHCVCTADAVRVLSRSPAAVIADPVAEPETALSAR comes from the coding sequence GTGACCGGCGGCGCCATCCGCCTGCACCAGTTGGCCAAGGCGTTCGAGGGAGTGCCCGCGGTCGCCGGGATCGACCTGAACATCCCGGCCGGACAGTTCTATTCGCTGCTCGGGGCGTCCGGCTGCGGCAAGACCACGACACTGCGGATGATCGCCGGATTCGAGAAACCCGACTCCGGGCGCATCGAACTCGACGGCAGGGACGTCGCCAACGACCCGCCGCACAAGCGCCCGGTCAACACGGTTTTCCAGACCTACGCGCTGTTCCCGTTCATGTCCGTGTGGGACAACGTCGCATTCGGGCTGCGCTATCAGAAGGCCCCGCGCGCCGAGATCACCCGGCGCGTCGGCGAGGCCCTCGAGCTGGTCCGCATGTCGGAGTTCGCCAAACGCAAGCCCGCTGCGCTCTCGGGTGGCCAGCAGCAGCGGGTGGCGCTCGCCCGCGCCCTGGTGCTGCGGCCCCGGGTTCTGCTGCTCGACGAACCGCTCGGTGCGCTCGATGCCAAGCTGCGCAAGCAGTTACAGCTCGAGCTGCGCGCACTGCAACGCGAGGTCGGCATCACGTTCGTCTACGTGACGCACGATCAGGAGGAAGCGCTCACGATGAGCGACCAGATCGCGGTGATGGCGGCGGGGCGCGTCGAACAGGTCGGCGCGCCAACCGACATCTACTCCGCCCCCGCGACGACATATGTGGCCGGATTCCTCGGCGCTGCCAACATCTTCGACGCCGAGCTCACCGAGGCCCCCGGGGCGACCGGCGGGGTGGCGGGATGCAGCGCGATGTCGACACGGCTGCGCGCCTGGGTCGACGGCGCCGCCGCGCCGGGGCCCGCCGCGATCGTCATCCGCCCCGAGCGCATCACCTTGCAGAGCGCCGACGCCCCGGTGGCGCCGGGATGCAACGTCATCGCGGGCACGGTGTCGCACGTGGTCTATCTGGGCGCGTCGACCCAGGTCCATGTCGATGTCGGGGAGACCAACGCGCTGGTGGTCGAGGTGCCCAACCACGCCGGACCGCAATCGGTGAGCCAGCAGACCGGCGCCCGGGTGCACTGTGTGTGCACCGCCGACGCGGTCCGGGTGTTGTCCCGCAGCCCGGCTGCGGTGATCGCCGACCCCGTCGCGGAGCCGGAAACCGCACTCAGCGCGCGCTAG
- a CDS encoding aspartate aminotransferase family protein — translation MSSSVVDSAAHDVESDRVDKLIADEERVFLRRQPRSAEFIARARAHLAGGATSNWQIAQPQAVWMSHGSGAKVYDVDGTEYVDMHGGYGASIAGHAHPAIVAAVSEQVRRGTHFAQPTESAIWIAEELARRFALPLWRFANSGTEATMDAVHLARAVTGRDLIIKVEGCYHGHHDSVQVSVLPEADEIGPRAHPVGVAGNTGIPEAIRNLVVVVPFNDAEAVARALAEHRGQVAAMILEPVMMNAGIIPPADGYLAEIRDLLHDAGALLIYDEVKTGFTTGPGGITALSGVVPDIVCLAKALGGGIAVAAIGGTTRVMAAIADGRYEQVGTFNGNPLAMAATRATLSEVLTPASYAHLDRLAGFLRERLANVIAEHRVNWHVVAVGAKGCVTFRKEPVREYRDFLQIDDRLGHLHWLMQHNGGVFLPPWGKVEQWLLSVQHDEADVDRFVANFARLAAAVTN, via the coding sequence GTGTCCTCGTCCGTCGTCGACTCCGCCGCCCACGATGTCGAGAGCGACCGGGTCGACAAACTGATCGCCGACGAGGAACGGGTGTTCCTGCGCCGCCAGCCGCGCAGCGCCGAGTTCATCGCCAGGGCCCGCGCGCACCTCGCCGGTGGGGCGACGTCCAACTGGCAGATCGCCCAACCCCAGGCGGTCTGGATGAGCCACGGCAGCGGGGCCAAGGTGTACGACGTCGATGGCACCGAGTACGTCGACATGCACGGTGGCTACGGCGCCTCGATCGCCGGGCACGCACACCCCGCCATCGTCGCGGCGGTGAGCGAACAGGTCCGGCGCGGAACGCATTTCGCACAGCCCACCGAAAGCGCGATCTGGATCGCCGAGGAACTCGCGCGGCGCTTCGCCCTGCCGCTGTGGCGCTTCGCCAACTCCGGTACCGAGGCCACCATGGATGCGGTGCACCTCGCCAGGGCGGTCACCGGCCGCGATCTCATCATCAAGGTCGAGGGCTGCTACCACGGGCACCACGACTCGGTGCAGGTGTCGGTGCTGCCCGAGGCCGACGAGATCGGTCCGCGTGCCCATCCGGTCGGCGTGGCGGGCAACACCGGTATCCCCGAGGCGATCCGCAATCTCGTCGTCGTGGTGCCGTTCAACGACGCCGAGGCGGTCGCCCGGGCGCTCGCCGAGCATCGCGGCCAGGTGGCCGCGATGATCCTGGAACCGGTGATGATGAACGCGGGCATCATCCCGCCGGCCGACGGCTACCTCGCCGAGATCCGGGACCTGCTGCACGACGCCGGGGCGCTGCTCATCTACGACGAGGTCAAGACCGGCTTCACCACGGGTCCGGGCGGTATCACCGCGCTCAGCGGCGTGGTGCCCGACATCGTCTGTCTGGCCAAGGCGCTCGGCGGGGGCATCGCGGTGGCGGCCATCGGCGGCACCACCCGGGTGATGGCGGCCATCGCCGACGGGCGCTACGAACAGGTCGGCACCTTCAACGGCAACCCGCTGGCGATGGCGGCCACCCGCGCGACCCTCAGCGAGGTGCTCACCCCCGCGTCCTACGCGCATCTGGACCGCCTCGCGGGGTTCCTGCGGGAGCGGTTGGCGAACGTGATCGCCGAGCACCGGGTCAACTGGCATGTGGTGGCCGTCGGTGCGAAAGGCTGCGTGACCTTCCGCAAGGAGCCGGTGCGGGAATATCGTGACTTCCTGCAGATCGACGACCGCCTCGGCCATCTGCACTGGTTGATGCAGCACAACGGCGGTGTTTTCCTGCCGCCATGGGGGAAGGTGGAGCAATGGCTGCTGTCCGTCCAGCACGACGAGGCCGATGTCGACCGGTTCGTCGCCAACTTCGCCCGCCTGGCCGCGGCGGTGACCAACTGA
- a CDS encoding spermidine/putrescine ABC transporter substrate-binding protein — MPGPTGNALPHGMPRSGPTRRQFLARAALLAASAPALGVLLDACSKGGPSSSGPSAPSLTIASPSSPVTWDIPPDNEPIADGLAPEKGATLQLYSYADYISPDAVRSFEDKYQTKVQVSTFNDTDEAITKIRGGNVDYDIYFPSYDQISRLVNGGLLKPLNHSYIPNIENVWSVFTNPWYDQQWRYTTPYTVYTTGIGWRTDQVPDDIGALANPYDALWDPKYRNKTAIIDDWHTAMAMVLLRNGITDVNTSSQTDLDMVGEQLRQMVAATSPKVTITMYNDMPAGQIGLAQMWSGDIIQALGYLPETTPPEVLRYWFPSDGKGLVDNDLMVILKSGKNPVLAHLFLNHMLDPVSAQQNFTQIGYQPPQKSINPDTLVADGFIPQNLTAAIVKPEYFDAGYRLLELDAANDAAWHNVWRGFKAGGS, encoded by the coding sequence ATGCCTGGACCCACCGGAAACGCACTGCCGCACGGGATGCCCCGTTCCGGACCCACCCGCAGACAGTTTCTCGCGCGGGCCGCGTTGCTCGCCGCGAGCGCCCCCGCCCTCGGTGTCCTGCTCGACGCGTGCTCGAAGGGTGGGCCTTCGTCGTCGGGCCCGTCCGCGCCGAGCCTGACCATCGCGTCCCCCAGCAGCCCCGTGACGTGGGACATCCCGCCCGACAACGAACCGATCGCAGACGGGCTCGCACCCGAGAAGGGGGCGACGCTGCAGCTGTACAGCTACGCCGACTACATCTCCCCCGACGCGGTGCGCTCGTTCGAGGACAAGTACCAGACCAAGGTGCAGGTCTCGACGTTCAACGACACCGACGAGGCCATCACCAAGATCCGCGGCGGCAACGTCGATTACGACATCTACTTCCCCAGCTACGACCAGATCAGCCGGCTGGTCAACGGTGGCCTGCTCAAACCGTTGAACCACAGTTACATCCCGAACATCGAGAACGTGTGGTCGGTGTTCACCAACCCGTGGTACGACCAGCAGTGGCGCTACACCACGCCGTACACCGTCTACACCACCGGCATCGGGTGGCGCACCGACCAGGTGCCCGATGACATCGGCGCGCTCGCCAATCCCTATGACGCGCTGTGGGATCCGAAGTACCGGAACAAGACCGCGATCATCGACGACTGGCACACCGCGATGGCGATGGTGCTGCTGCGCAACGGCATCACCGACGTCAACACGTCGTCGCAGACCGATCTCGACATGGTCGGTGAACAACTGCGGCAGATGGTGGCCGCGACCTCACCCAAGGTCACCATCACGATGTACAACGACATGCCCGCCGGCCAGATCGGCCTGGCGCAGATGTGGTCCGGCGACATCATCCAGGCCCTCGGCTATCTGCCCGAGACCACCCCGCCGGAGGTGCTGCGGTACTGGTTCCCGTCCGACGGCAAGGGTCTGGTGGACAACGACCTCATGGTGATCCTGAAGAGCGGCAAGAACCCCGTGCTGGCTCACCTGTTCCTCAACCACATGCTGGATCCGGTGTCGGCACAACAGAACTTCACCCAGATCGGCTATCAGCCACCGCAGAAGTCGATCAATCCCGACACCCTGGTGGCCGACGGGTTCATCCCGCAGAACCTGACGGCGGCGATCGTCAAACCCGAGTACTTCGACGCCGGGTACCGACTGCTGGAACTCGACGCGGCCAACGATGCCGCATGGCACAACGTGTGGCGCGGCTTCAAGGCCGGAGGGTCCTGA
- a CDS encoding ABC transporter permease has product MTAPPADPPRTRKASRERPNPLWPLLASPGIVWLLLFVVAPLYVVAAIVFGQIDPLFRTPVPVWNPLQWDSTQFLYVLERIGPHEVYGPALIRTAVYVGIASVLCLLIAFPVAYYVARLSGRRKGVLLALLIAPFWISYMMRMLAWVNLLQDDGMVNRLLSFGGAFDVGVHWLTGQPVVVILGLVYGYVPYMILPLYAGLDRLPQSTLEAARDLGADRLASFWRVTLPMCRPTIVAAVLLTCLPMLGDYFTSDMLSASPKTAMVGNLINDSVHAPGQTGQAGAFVMLVLVVTILPMFYYVRVTSRGDEVAS; this is encoded by the coding sequence GTGACGGCCCCACCAGCGGATCCCCCGAGAACCCGCAAGGCATCCCGCGAGCGGCCCAACCCGCTGTGGCCGCTGCTGGCCTCACCGGGCATCGTCTGGCTGCTGCTGTTCGTGGTCGCCCCACTGTATGTGGTGGCGGCCATCGTGTTCGGGCAGATCGACCCGCTCTTCCGCACCCCGGTGCCGGTGTGGAACCCGCTGCAGTGGGACTCCACTCAGTTCCTGTACGTGCTGGAACGCATCGGACCCCACGAGGTGTACGGCCCGGCGCTGATCCGCACCGCGGTCTACGTGGGGATCGCGAGCGTGCTGTGTCTGCTGATCGCGTTCCCCGTCGCGTACTACGTGGCCCGGTTGTCGGGACGGCGCAAGGGCGTCCTGCTGGCCCTGCTGATCGCCCCGTTCTGGATCAGCTACATGATGCGGATGCTGGCCTGGGTCAACCTGTTACAGGATGACGGCATGGTCAACCGGCTGCTGTCGTTCGGCGGCGCCTTCGATGTCGGCGTGCACTGGCTGACCGGCCAACCGGTGGTGGTGATCCTCGGCCTGGTGTACGGGTACGTGCCCTACATGATCCTGCCGTTGTACGCGGGCCTGGACCGGCTGCCCCAGTCGACGCTGGAGGCCGCCCGGGATCTCGGCGCCGACCGCTTGGCCTCGTTCTGGCGCGTGACGCTGCCGATGTGCCGGCCCACGATCGTCGCGGCGGTGCTGCTGACCTGCCTGCCGATGCTGGGTGACTACTTCACCTCCGACATGCTCTCGGCGTCACCCAAGACCGCCATGGTCGGCAACCTCATCAACGACAGCGTGCACGCGCCGGGCCAGACCGGTCAGGCCGGGGCCTTCGTGATGCTGGTGCTGGTCGTGACGATCCTGCCGATGTTCTACTACGTGCGCGTCACCTCACGCGGGGACGAGGTGGCGTCGTGA